The following coding sequences lie in one Sorghum bicolor cultivar BTx623 chromosome 6, Sorghum_bicolor_NCBIv3, whole genome shotgun sequence genomic window:
- the LOC110436669 gene encoding LOW QUALITY PROTEIN: uncharacterized protein LOC110436669 (The sequence of the model RefSeq protein was modified relative to this genomic sequence to represent the inferred CDS: deleted 2 bases in 1 codon): MSLSDMEHGLNGIPEALAYLSALDAVHTSAMLRLPEASVVWAKKALDLGPASFMLPAIESPVAAADAVSHCRYPPRGVRGTAHPIVCTSAYGFDDSFLSHCEDDTLVICQVETVTGIAEIDAIAAVDGLDVVQMGPLDLSASMGYLWDP; this comes from the exons GGCTCAACGGGATCCCCGAGGCGCTCGCCTACCTCAGCGCGCTCGACGCCGTGCACACCTCCGCCATGCTCCGCCTCCCGGAGGCTAGCGTCGTCTGGGCCAAGAAGGCGTTGGACCTCGGCCCCGCCAGCTTCATGCTCCCCGCTATCGAGTCCCCCGTGGCCGCCGCCGACGCGGTCTCCCACTGCCGCTACCCGCCGCGCGGGGTCCGTGGCACCGCGCACCCCATCGTCTGCACCTCCGCCTACGGCTTCGACGACTCCTTCCTCTCCCACTGCGAGGACGATACGCTCGTCATCTGCCAGGTTGAGACCGTCACT GGGATCGCAGAGATCGACGCCATCGCCGCCGTCGACGGCTTGGACGTCGTGCAGATGGGCCCGCTCGACCTGTCAGCTAGCATGGGATACCTGTGGGACCCCTGA